In Candidatus Dormiibacterota bacterium, the genomic stretch CTGCGGATCCGGTGGAATCCAGGTCACCCGCGGGTCCGCGCGGAACCAGGTCAGCTGGCGGCGGGCATACTGGCGCACCTGGCGCACCGTCGAGGCGTGTGCCGCCTCGAGCGTGAGCCCGCCATCGATGTAGGCGGCCATCTCCGGGTACCCGTGACCGAGGCGCCGTAGGTCGGCGGTCGGGAAGTCACGACTAATGCGGCGGATTTCGTCGATCCAACCCTCGTCGATCATGCGGTGCACGCGCGCCTCGATCCGCTGGTCGATCTCCGCGAGCGGCACGTCTAGGCCGAGGACCGTCGTCGACCACGGCGGAGGATTCGACTCGCGCGCCTCGCTCGGCGCCCGGCCCGTAACAGCGTGAATCTCGAGCGCGCGAATCATTCGGCGCGGATTGCGCCGCGCGCGGTCGGCGGCGGCGGGGTCGATCCGCCGGAGCTCGGCATCGATGGCGTCCGGGCCCTCCTCGTCGAGGCGGTGCGCGAGCGCGG encodes the following:
- the miaA gene encoding tRNA (adenosine(37)-N6)-dimethylallyltransferase MiaA; this translates as MAIVGPTASGKTELAIGVAERLNGELVSMDSRQVFRHCDIGTNKPTRAELRGLALHGVGVVDPDQPFTVADYQRVAVQAISEIAARGRLPVLQGGTGLYLRAVLDGWNLGDAPPAPAIRAALAHRLDEEGPDAIDAELRRIDPAAADRARRNPRRMIRALEIHAVTGRAPSEARESNPPPWSTTVLGLDVPLAEIDQRIEARVHRMIDEGWIDEIRRISRDFPTADLRRLGHGYPEMAAYIDGGLTLEAAHASTVRQVRQYARRQLTWFRADPRVTWIPPDPQLAIERLGTGIMTAEAS